Proteins from a single region of Clostridiales bacterium:
- a CDS encoding ABC transporter ATP-binding protein gives MEANNVIIRLENISKCYRDTLILNNINLYVNKNEFVTLLGPSGCGKTTTLRIIGGFETPTEGKVIFEHEVINDIPPYKRRLNTVFQKYALFDHMNVFDNIAFGLKIKKMSKGEIERKVTEILEFINLRGYEKRKINSLSGGQQQRIAIARALVNEPEVLLLDEPLGALDLKLRKDMQIELKNIQQRLGITFIYVTHDQEEALTMSDTVVVMNYGTIQQIGTPIDIYNEPKNAFVADFIGESNIVDGVMLKDCSIKFSNHEFECVDKGFFPNEIVDVVVRPEDIKLVPKDEGMIQGIVRSVVFKGVHYEMIVQSDDINWIVHNTSMKDVGTVLGINILPNDIHIMRKVKNT, from the coding sequence ATGGAAGCGAATAATGTAATTATAAGATTAGAAAATATATCAAAGTGTTATAGAGACACATTGATATTAAATAATATTAATTTATATGTAAACAAGAATGAGTTTGTTACGTTGTTAGGTCCGAGTGGCTGTGGGAAAACGACTACGCTTAGAATAATAGGTGGCTTTGAAACGCCAACGGAAGGCAAGGTTATATTTGAACACGAGGTCATAAATGACATTCCTCCATACAAAAGGCGGTTAAATACGGTCTTCCAAAAGTATGCATTGTTTGATCATATGAATGTGTTTGACAATATTGCATTTGGATTAAAAATAAAAAAGATGTCTAAAGGTGAAATAGAGAGAAAGGTTACCGAAATTTTAGAGTTTATAAACCTTCGTGGGTATGAAAAAAGAAAGATAAATTCATTAAGCGGAGGTCAACAGCAACGTATTGCCATTGCAAGGGCGTTGGTAAATGAACCAGAGGTATTACTTTTAGATGAACCGCTTGGAGCCCTTGATTTAAAACTTCGAAAAGATATGCAGATAGAACTAAAGAATATACAACAGCGATTAGGTATTACATTTATATATGTTACACATGATCAAGAAGAGGCACTTACTATGTCAGATACGGTAGTTGTTATGAACTACGGAACAATACAACAGATAGGTACGCCCATAGATATATATAACGAACCTAAAAATGCATTTGTAGCAGATTTTATAGGGGAGAGCAATATAGTGGATGGAGTAATGCTTAAGGATTGTAGTATAAAATTTTCGAATCATGAGTTTGAGTGTGTAGATAAAGGCTTTTTTCCAAATGAAATAGTGGATGTGGTAGTTCGACCTGAAGATATAAAACTTGTACCAAAGGATGAGGGTATGATACAGGGTATAGTCAGATCGGTTGTATTTAAGGGAGTTCATTACGAGATGATTGTACAGTCGGATGATATTAATTGGATAGTTCACAATACTAGCATGAAAGATGTCGGAACAGTGTTGGGTATAAATATATTACCTAATGATATTCATATTATGAGGAAGGTGAAAAATACATGA
- a CDS encoding ABC transporter permease, whose product MKRKWIVYPYILWMVFFVILPVLLVFLQSIVKINGASYVFTLDNLKRVFEPLYLRVIYRSIKLAMMSTFICLILGYPVAAIIASWDLKHNSSMITWFIIPMWINFLARTYAWVALLEKHGIIESIIKSLGFAPLDLLYTQNAVIVGMVYNFLPFMILPIYSALMKIDRSHIEAASDLGAHPLVVFLKVVLPKSFSGVMSGVNMVFMPALTTFVISRLLGGGQYMLLGNLIEQQFLTTRDWGFGAALSMVLIMFILISMFLMSKYEDEGGEGKIW is encoded by the coding sequence ATGAAAAGAAAGTGGATAGTGTATCCGTACATATTATGGATGGTGTTTTTCGTAATATTGCCAGTACTGTTGGTCTTTTTGCAGAGCATAGTTAAAATTAACGGAGCAAGCTATGTTTTTACATTGGACAACTTAAAAAGAGTATTCGAGCCACTGTATCTTAGAGTAATATATAGATCAATAAAGCTTGCAATGATGAGTACATTTATTTGTTTGATCTTAGGTTATCCTGTTGCAGCAATAATTGCGAGTTGGGACTTAAAGCACAATAGTAGCATGATAACTTGGTTTATAATTCCCATGTGGATAAATTTTTTGGCAAGAACATATGCGTGGGTTGCGTTATTAGAGAAACATGGTATAATAGAGAGCATCATAAAAAGTTTAGGTTTTGCACCATTAGATTTATTATATACACAAAATGCGGTTATAGTGGGGATGGTGTATAATTTTCTGCCATTTATGATATTGCCGATATATTCGGCTTTAATGAAGATAGATAGATCGCATATAGAAGCGGCAAGTGATTTGGGAGCACATCCGCTTGTTGTGTTTCTAAAAGTTGTGTTGCCTAAGAGTTTTTCTGGAGTAATGTCGGGTGTGAATATGGTATTTATGCCGGCGCTTACGACATTTGTTATTTCCAGATTGTTAGGTGGCGGACAGTATATGTTATTAGGTAATCTTATAGAACAGCAATTTTTAACGACAAGGGATTGGGGATTTGGTGCTGCGTTGTCTATGGTGTTGATAATGTTTATATTGATAAGTATGTTTTTGATGTCAAAATATGAAGATGAAGGTGGTGAAGGGAAGATATGGTAG